The nucleotide window TGAAGTTTCCAATCGCTCACGCTGATAGGCTCAATTAATGCCATCAGTTGCGCAACCGCATCGGCCCGCGGCTTCCCTCGTTGCAACGGACGCAGCAAGCGAACTCCCAACCGCTCGGACGGTCCTTGCCTCGGAAAACGCCGCGAGGCGGCATGTGTTCGATTGTGCTAGGATTCCTGTTATCGCAGTACACGCATCTTCCTGCACTACGCAGCATTTCCGCGCGGCTTCGACTTCGGTGGCTTGCTTCGCCCATTCCACGCCCTTTGAGAACACATGGCGTTGGAGCTGTGCGCCCACCGCTGGCGCACAGTCTGGAACGCTGGCCAAGCTACCTCAAGCCTCTGTACAGTCGAAGGGCGGTTTCTTCATCAGTTTGTAGCCGTCTGATGTGTCAGGACGTGGCGAACTGTAGCTTTCTGCATTGTTCTTGGGTGGATAGGCAGGTGCGCAGGCAGCCTCGCGGCGCTCGTCTCAAGTTGTTGATTTTGCTGGATTTATTATGATGAATGGCGGAGAGACAGGGATTCGAACCCTGGGTGGGCTCTCACCCACAACGGTTTTCGAGACCGCCGCATTCGACCACTCTGCCACCTCTCCGCGTCAGGGGTCTTCGTGGAGCGGGGATTTAGCGGTCTCGGGCGCCGTCCGCAACCGGATTTTGCGGATCGGTGCCGAAATTCGTGGCGGGTTCGGAGACGGGGCGCTGGCGGGCGGTGAAGGGTTGCCTGGCGGGGGCGGAACTGGCGCCCCTGCGTCTGTGTCTGCCACCGGCCCGGCCCTGCGTCCTGGCCCAGCGCCTGTCCCTAAACTGGCCCCCGCAACCGCCCCTCGCCCGCGTGCCCCTGGCGACAGGCGGTGCCAAGGGGCGGGGCAGGGCGCTGCGTGAAGGCGGCCGGTCGTACTTGCGGCGTAACGGCGACCGAGGCCCGCACGGGGCGGGCAGGGCGCGCCTGGGAGGCCAGCCGGGTCAAGGTCCCCGGCCTCCCCTCGCCGCCGGGGCTCCCTCCGCCCGGAGCGCGGCACGGGGCGGGCCCCCTCACGCCGCGCTCACGACACTGTTCCTGCGCGGGCGCCGTCGCGGGGGGCGGGGCGCCTTGCATTCCGGGCTGCGGCGGATACCACTGGCAGGGTAATACCGGCGCCGCCCCGGAAGGACCCCATGCCCGAACACGTCTCGCCCCATCGCCTGCGCCGTCTCGCCGCGCCGCTGACGCTTGCCGCCGCCCTTGCGGTGGTCGCTCTCGCCCCGGCCGCGGCGCAAACCCCGCCGGTCCCGGTGCAAGAGAGTCAGGCCGCTGCCGAGGCCGCGCGGCTGGTCGAGGCCCTGCAACTGCCGGCGCTGATGGAGATCATGCAGCGCGAGGGCGTGGCCTATGGCGAGGATCTGCGGGCCGACCTCTTCCCCGGGCAGGGCGGCGCCGAATGGACGCGCAGCGTCGAGGGGATCTATGCGCCGGACCGGCTGATGCCGCTCTTCACCCAGGTCTTCGACGCCGAGCTGGAGGGCGCCGACACTGCCGCGATGCGGGCCTTCTTCGAGGCCGGCCCCGGGGCGCGCGCGGTGGAACTGGAGATCGCCGCCCGCCGCGCGCTGCTGGATCCGGGCGTCGAGGAGGCCGCCGACCAGCAGCTGGAGGAGATGCTGGCAGGGCAATCGCCGCGGTTGCTGGCGATCGAGGAGTTCGCCGAGGCAAACGAGCTGGTCGAGATGAACGTGCTTGGCGGGCTCAACGCCAACCTCGCCTTCTACCGCGGCATGATCGACGGCGGCGGGCTGCCGCAGGAAACCAGCGAGGCGCAGCTCCTGGCCGATGTCTGGTCGCAGGAGGACACGATCCGCACCGAGACACGCGACTGGCTCTATTCCTACCTGGCGCTCGCCTATGCTCCGATGTCCGATGCCGAGCTGCAGGCCTATGCCGATTTCTCGCGCGGGCCGGCCGGACGGGCGCTGAACCGGGCGCTGTTCGCGGGCTTCGATGCGGTGTTCGCCCGCGTCTCCTACGAGCTTGGCCTCGGCGCGGCGCGCTACCTGGCAGGGCAGGATATCTGACGCGGTATTGCGCCCGATCTCGACCTGCCACGCTTGACTTTGCCGGGGCGATCATGGATAAGCCCGCATCCCGGCAGGCCCTGATGGGCCGGCCCGGGTATGAATTGACGACACCACCTTACGAAATGACGCCCCGCAAGGGGGCGCGCTGTCCGAAGGCGGCGGGGGAGCCCCGCCACGAACTCCCGCAAGATGGGGGCCGCAGGACGCGGATGACATGAAGGAATGACCCATGTTCGCGGTCCTCAAGACCGGCGGCAAGCAGTACAAGGTTCAGGCGGGCGATGTGCTCCGCGTGGAACGGCTTGCGGCCAATGCTGGCGATAAAGTCCAGTTCAACGACATCCTGATGCTGGGCGGCGAGACGCTGACCCTGGGCGTGCCCTTCGTGGCCGGCGCCGCCGTGCAGGCCGACGTGATCGACGAGATCAAGGCCGACAAGGTCATCACCTTCCACAAGCGCCGCCGCAAGCACTCCTCGCAGCGCACCCGCGGTCACCGCCAGAAGCTGACCCTGCTGCGCGTCACGAGCATCCTCGCCGAAGGTGCCGATGCCTCGGGCGTGATGGCTGCCGTTGGCGCGCGCACCAAGCTGCCGGCCGCTGACGTGGTCGAAGCCCCCGCCGCGGCCGAAGCCGCCCCCGCCAAACCGAAGCGCGCCAAAAAAGCCGCTGAAGCACAGGAGTAATCGCTCATGGCACACAAGAAAGCAGGCGGCTCTTCGCGCAACGGCCGCGATTCCGCAGGTCGTCGCCTCGGCATGAAACTGTTCGGCGGCCAGGCTGCGATTCCCGGCATGATCATCGCCCGTCAGCGCGGCACCACCTGGTGGCCGGGCGAGGGCGTGGGCATGGGCCGCGACCACACGCTGTTCGCCGTGGTCGAAGGCCGCGTGTCGTTCAAGAAGGGCCTCAAGGGCCGTACCTTCATCTCGGTTCTCCCGGTTGCGGAGGCGGCCGAGTAAGCCGAACCTTTACAATCTCGGATGTAAAGGGGGATCGGCCGGCAGGGCCGGTCCCCTTCTTCGTTTCAGGAAAGGCCCGTTATCATGGGCATGATCGCAGAAACTTTCAGCCGCGTCGCGCTTGGCCAGGGCCTTGCGCCGCAGATCGCGGTCCAGCCGCGCCCGGCGCATAGCGCCCCCCGTGCCGTGGCAATGCGCTTGGCCGCGCCGATGCAGGGCGGACCGCTGGCGTTGGCCGCGGTGCAGGGCCTCGTGGGGCTGCTCCGCGGGCCGAGGCCATGACCGCCGCGCCGCTGGATGCAAGCCCGCAGCAGCTGTCCCCGCAGGTGATCCCGGCGGAGCGCTTCGTGTTGCGCCCGCTGCGCCGCTCCGATGCCGGGCTGATCTCGATGTACACCGCCGACCGCCGGGTCGCCGAAGGTACCCGCGCCATCCCGCATCCGCTGCCCCCCGGTGCGACTGAGGCCTTCATCGCCCGTGTCACCGGCACGCCGGCCCCGGGCGGCGCGCATGAGGATGTCTGGGCGCTGGACGGCTCGGCGCATGGCCTGGCCGAGGTGCTGGGGCTGGTCTCGCTCACCCATATGGAGCGCGACCAGTCCGAGGTCGGTTTCTGGGTGGCACCCGCCTTCTGGAACACCGGCTTCGCTTCCGAAGCGGTCGCGGCCCTGATCGCGGCCAACCCGCACCGCTCGCGCACCCTCTTCGCCGAGGTGTTCCAGGATGCCCCGGTCTCGGCCCGGGTGCTGTCCAACTGCGGCTTTGCCTATCTTGGGGATGCCGAAAGCTGGTCGGTCGCCCGCGGCGCCCGGGTGCCGACCTGGACCTATCTGCGCAAGATGGGCTGACCGGGCAGGGGGCTTTGCGCCCCCCACGCTCTGCGGGCTCCCCCCGCAGGATATTTACAACAAGGCAAAGGGGCAGGGTCAGCTTCATCCTTTGCCTTGTTGTAAATATCCTCGGGGGGTGAATTGGCGCGGCACGCGCCAAGAGGGGGGCAGATGGCCCCCCTTCCTCCCTTACCGCCCTGCGCAAGCCTTGATCCCTGCGCGCCAAGGGGCTATCGCCTGTTCCCGACCTTTATCTGAAAGCTGACCCGCATGAAATTCCTCGACCTCGCCAAAGTCTATATCCGCTCGGGCGGCGGCGGCGCGGGCTGCGTCAGCTTCCGGCGCGAGAAATTCATCGAATTCGGCGGCCCCGATGGCGGCGATGGCGGCCGCGGTGGCTCGGTCTGGGTCGAGGCGGTGGAGGGGCTGAACACCCTGATCGACTTCCGCTACCAGCAGCATTTCTTCGCTACCTCGGGCCAGCCCGGCATGGGCAGCCAGATGACCGGCAAGGACGGCACCGACAAGATCATCAAGGTGCCGGTCGGCACCGAGATCCTCGACGAGGATGAGGAAACGGTGATCGCCGACCTGACCGAGGTGGGCCAGCGAGTGCAACTGGCCCGCGGCGGCAATGGCGGCTTTGGCAACCTGCATTTCAAATCCTCGACCAACCGCGCCCCGAGCCGCGCCAATCCCGGGCAAGAGGGCGTGGAGCGGACGATCTGGCTGCGCCTGAAGCTGATCGCCGATGCCGGGCTCTTGGGTCTGCCCAATGCCGGCAAGTCGACCTTCCTTGCCGCCACCTCGAACGCCCGGCCCAAGATCGCCGATTATCCCTTCACCACGCTGGTGCCGAACCTCGGTGTCGTCGGCATCGACGGCAAGGAGATCGTGGTCGCCGACATCCCGGGCCTGATCGCCGGCGCCTCCGAAGGGCGCGGGCTTGGCGACCGCTTCCTGGGGCATGTGGAGCGCTGTGCGGTGCTGCTGCATCTGGTCGATGGCACCTCATCGACCATCTCCAAGGATTACAAGACCATCATCGGCGAGCTGGAAGCCTATGCCGGGGAGTTGGCCGACAAGCCGCGCATCACCGCGCTGAACAAGATCGACGCGCTGGACAAGAAGACGCTTTCCGACCGTCGCCGCAGCCTGGAAAAGGCCTCGGGCGGCGAAGTGTTCCTGATCTCGGGCGTTACCGGCGCCGGCCTGCCCGACGTGCTGCGCGCGCTCTATGCCCAGATCATGCAGGCCCGTGCCGTCCCCGAGGAGGACGCGCCTTGGCAACCCTGACGCAGGCTGCGGCGCGGCCCACCCTCGACAGCGCGCGGCGCATCGTCGTCAAGATCGGCTCGGCGCTGCTGGTGGACCGGGCCTCGGGGCTCAGGACCGCATGGCTGCAGGGTCTCGCGCAGGACGTGGCGATGCTGCGCGCCCGCGGCACCGATGTGATCCTTGTCTCCTCGGGCTCCATCGCGCTTGGGCGCCGGGTGCTGGACCTGCCCTTTGCCGCCCTGCCGCTGGAGCAGAGCCAGGCCGCCGCCGCCGTCGGCCAGATCCGCCTTGCCCGCGCCTATGAAGAGGTGCTGGCCCCGCACGGGGTGATGACCGCGCAGGTGCTGGTCACGCTGGAAGATACCGAGGATCGCCGCCGCTATCTCAATTCCCGCGCTACCTTGCAGACGCTTCTGGGCTTTGGCGTCGTGCCTATTGTCAACGAAAACGATACAGTCGCCACCGATGAGATCCGTTTTGGCGACAATGACCGGCTGGCGGCGCAGATCGCGGTGACGGTTGGCGCCGACCAGCTGGTGCTGCTGTCGGATGTGGACGGCTTCTACTCCGCCAATCCGCAGCAAGACCCCACCGCCACCCGCTTCGAGGTGATCGAGCATATCACCCCCGAGATCGAGGCGATGGCCGGCGAGCCGATTTCCGGCCTGTCCAAGGGCGGGATGAAGACCAAGCTGATGGCGGCGCGCACCGCGGTGCAGGGCGGCTGCGCGATGGCGATCATGGAAGGCTCTGTCCCGCGGCCGCTCTCGGCGCTGGCGGCGGGGGCGAACTGCACCTGGTTCCTGCCCGAGGGCGACCCACAGGCCGCCCGCAAGCGCTGGATCGCCGCGATGAAGCCGCGGGGCGAGGTGCGGGTGGATGCCGGCGCCGTTGCCGCGCTGGCGCAGGGCAAGTCGCTGCTGCCCGCGGGCGTGGTTGCCGTGTCGGGCAGCTTTGGCCGCGGCGAGCCGGTGGCGGTGCTGGCGCCCGATGGCGCGGTGCTGGCCAAGGGCCTGATCCGCTACACTGCCGCCGAGGCGCGGGCGATTGCCGGGCATCGCTCGGGCGAGATCGAGGCCCTGCTGGGCTATCCGGGCCGGGCGGCGCTGATCCACCGCGACGACATGGTCTTGTAGGCCGCTTCCGGGTTGCACTGCCCGCAGGGCGCGG belongs to Frigidibacter mobilis and includes:
- a CDS encoding GNAT family N-acetyltransferase encodes the protein MTAAPLDASPQQLSPQVIPAERFVLRPLRRSDAGLISMYTADRRVAEGTRAIPHPLPPGATEAFIARVTGTPAPGGAHEDVWALDGSAHGLAEVLGLVSLTHMERDQSEVGFWVAPAFWNTGFASEAVAALIAANPHRSRTLFAEVFQDAPVSARVLSNCGFAYLGDAESWSVARGARVPTWTYLRKMG
- the proB gene encoding glutamate 5-kinase, giving the protein MATLTQAAARPTLDSARRIVVKIGSALLVDRASGLRTAWLQGLAQDVAMLRARGTDVILVSSGSIALGRRVLDLPFAALPLEQSQAAAAVGQIRLARAYEEVLAPHGVMTAQVLVTLEDTEDRRRYLNSRATLQTLLGFGVVPIVNENDTVATDEIRFGDNDRLAAQIAVTVGADQLVLLSDVDGFYSANPQQDPTATRFEVIEHITPEIEAMAGEPISGLSKGGMKTKLMAARTAVQGGCAMAIMEGSVPRPLSALAAGANCTWFLPEGDPQAARKRWIAAMKPRGEVRVDAGAVAALAQGKSLLPAGVVAVSGSFGRGEPVAVLAPDGAVLAKGLIRYTAAEARAIAGHRSGEIEALLGYPGRAALIHRDDMVL
- the rpmA gene encoding 50S ribosomal protein L27, with translation MAHKKAGGSSRNGRDSAGRRLGMKLFGGQAAIPGMIIARQRGTTWWPGEGVGMGRDHTLFAVVEGRVSFKKGLKGRTFISVLPVAEAAE
- the obgE gene encoding GTPase ObgE, which gives rise to MKFLDLAKVYIRSGGGGAGCVSFRREKFIEFGGPDGGDGGRGGSVWVEAVEGLNTLIDFRYQQHFFATSGQPGMGSQMTGKDGTDKIIKVPVGTEILDEDEETVIADLTEVGQRVQLARGGNGGFGNLHFKSSTNRAPSRANPGQEGVERTIWLRLKLIADAGLLGLPNAGKSTFLAATSNARPKIADYPFTTLVPNLGVVGIDGKEIVVADIPGLIAGASEGRGLGDRFLGHVERCAVLLHLVDGTSSTISKDYKTIIGELEAYAGELADKPRITALNKIDALDKKTLSDRRRSLEKASGGEVFLISGVTGAGLPDVLRALYAQIMQARAVPEEDAPWQP